The Halomonas sp. KG2 genome segment TGTGCCAGCGGAATATGCGAAGCGCTAACCTTCGCATATTCCTAAGCTAAGGGCTAGCGACGGGCGCGACGACGACGTTCACCGCCTGTATTGGCTGCTTGTCCTTCCGGTTTGCGCTTGGCGCGAGGCTGTTTCTGACCACGGCGACCATTTTCAATCGGCTCGGGCTTGGCGTTGGGGTCAGGTTCAAAACCAGGTTCGATACGTTTAGGCAGGTTCTGCTTGATAAGACGCTCAATCCCACTCAGCAAGCCGTGTTCGTCGACACATACGAGCGAAACTGCTTCGCCATCGCTGCCCGCACGGCCGGTGCGTCCAATGCGGTGAACATAATCCTCTGCCACATTGGGTAAGTCGAAATTAACGACATGAGGAAGTTCGTTGATATCTAGCCCGCGAGCGGCAATATCAGTGGCGACAAGTACCTGCAAATCACCGCTTTTGAAAGCACCTAGTGCACGTGTTCTAGCCCCTTGGCTCTTATTGCCATGGATGGCCATGGCGGGTATGTCCTGCTTAGAAAGCTGCTCTGCTAAGCGGTTCGCGCCATGTTTGGTGCGTGTGAAAACGAGTACCTGAAACCAGCCATGCTGCTGAATTAAATGGGCCAGCAGCTCGCGTTTTTTATCACGATCTACTCGATAAATGGTTTGCTCAATTTTTTCAGCAGTCGTGTTGCGAGGTGCGACTTCTATTAATGCTGGGTTGTTGAGCAGCTGTTGCGCCAATAACTGTATGTCGTTGGAGAATGTTGCAGAGAACAGCAGGTTTTGACGCTGTTTCGGCACTAAACGCAATAGACGCTTGATATCATGGATGAATCCCATGTCGAGCATACGATCAGCTTCGTCGAGCACCAGGATTTCGACGGCCGATAGATCGACATGGCCTTGTTGATGCAAATCTAGTAGCCGACCTGGCGTGGCCACCAGCACATCAAGTCCCGCTTTGAGTGCATCCACTTGTGGCTGTTGGCCAACACCGCCGAAAATAATATGCGAGCGTAAAGAGAGGTGCTTGCCGTAAGCGGTTACGCTTTCGCCTACCTGGGCAGCAAGCTCGCGCGTAGGCGTGAGCACTAACGCGCGTACTTGGCGTTTGCCAGGACGTTTGCCATTCGCTAACCGCTGTAACATGGGCAACGTAAAGCCGGCGGTTTTGCCTGTGCCAGTTTGTGCACTGGCGAGCATGTCGCGACCTTCAAGTACAACGGGGATAGCTTTTTGTTGAATAGGGGTAGGCTGCGTATAGCCCTGCGCGGTAACCGCGCGTAGTAAATCGTCGTGCAGACCAAGTTCAGAAAAGCTCATGCGTTCTCCGCAATCGCTTAGTAAGTGACGTCGCTTGGCGCCGTCGTTACTGAGCGTAATGTTCAAAAAGCGAGGATGGTACACCTTCGCGGCAGCGAAGTTTGCCAGATAAAGCACGCTGCCGCGATGGTCATTTTTTTGCCGATCAAGACGGTGAAATAGACATTGGCTTGAATCGGGGGTGACGTGGTAATGCTGAAAGATGACTCCTTTAGTATATCATGGATACTTCATTTCAGCGTTTAACCTAGAGGTTGGATGCCTTACTGATGTCACATCTGAAAATAATTTCCTTTGCGGATCTCGTTGGCGATTTGCAGGGCCACCTTGTCCCAGCTTTCGCCAAGCGAGCGAACGAGAGCAGGGTAGCCGTCCTGCTGGAGCTCGGTCTCTGCAGAAAAACTTTTTAGCGCAAGTAGGTTGTTATCTTCACCGCGTAACTGCCATTGACCACTGGTGACCGCTCGCCCGTCGTGCCGCCCCTGAAATTGATCAACTTCAAGTAGTAATGTGAGCGCTTCAGGTGCATTGCCATCAGCATGAACGACCTGGATGGACGTGAGCTCTTGGGATAGCTGAGCACGCAATGCACGTTCTAATTGGCGTCCAATACTTTCAGCCCATTGGTGTTCGCGGGCTTCATTTAGGGTGATGTCATCAAGCTGCATGACGATACCGTCTACATCCAGATAATGTGCTAAACGTGGTGATCGCACCTGCAGTGTGCCAATCGGCTGGTTTGGCGAACTTACTGCATTTTCGCTTGGTAGCATGTAACGAGAGGGCGGTGTGACACTGCTGGCACAAGCACTTAGCAGTATGCAAAGGCCAAATAGTGATAAATAGCGGATTGCCTTATAGCGCATAGTAAGCTCCTTCTTAGCGTGGTGCGCGAGGCACGGGATCTTGAGTATCCAGGTTGTCGAATAAGAGCGCTCTTGGGTTTTCATTTAATGTGCGAGTAAGTGGTTGTAAGTCGCGCATTAATCGATCCAGCCGTTGAATAGCCGTTGTTAAATCTTGATAGGCTGGCGATGATGGCGATACACCTTGCAAGGTGCTACGTAGCTCTTCAAGAGTTGCATTTACGTTTCCGCCGATTGCCTGAGTGTCGGGGTCATTCAGCAACTGGTTGATGGAGGTGCTTACTTGGCGTATTTCGTTGAGCATACTTTCAGATGCTTGTAAGTTTCGGTCTAAACCTGCAAGTAATGGCTCAACTTCAAGCGCGTTTAATTTCTCAAGCAGGCTGGTTACCTGCGCTTGGATCTGTGCAAAGCCACCAGCGACGGTAGGGAATACGGTTCGCTCTGAGAACGTTTCGGCGACATATTCATCAGCCAAGTCGCGTTGAAAATTAAGATCAACGAAAAGTGCACCCGTTAATAGGCTGCCATTTTTGAGTGATGCACGCAGCCCTAAGCCGAAGAGGCGCTTAAAGCGCGAGTCCCACTGCTCTATATCAATGTCGGCATTCTCAATGCCCAAGCGCTGAGGCTCGATTCGAATCAGCACCGGGATGGCAAACTGAGAACGTGAGTCGGGCTGTGGAGCAGTAAAATTCCAGGGCACCGATGCAACAGTGCCGATTCTTACGCCGCGAAATTCGACGGGCGCACCTTTCGATAACCCGCGAACGGTATCATCAACCAATAGCACGTACTCTAAATACTGATTGAAGGTTCCTTCCCGGGCAGTATTTTCATCCGCATAGAGATTAAAGCGTGCATTGGGCTCTACGGGTTGCCCCATGGGCAAGTCTTCTGGTACACCAAATGTAACGCCGCCTCCCAGTAATGCTTCAAGAGACTCCACGTTGACACGTACACCATCGGCATCTAGTTGGAAATCAACACCGCTCGATGTCCAAAATCGAGTGCTATCCGTTACCAACTGGCCGTAGGGTTCTTCAATAAATACTTGGTGGTGCATGGTGCGAGATTCCGCGTCAAACCGAGTGTCTTCAACTCGTCCTACGGTATAGCCCTGATAAGAAACAGGGTCGCCTATACGTAGTGAGTTGCCCAGTTGACTGACTAAGCTGATTTGCAAACCAGCCTGCCCAGCTGGCGCAACCGGTGGTGTATCACTTACCGTAAACTCGCGCTCAGGTTCATCAGACTGACCTGCCTCTAGCTGAATATAGGCACCCGACAATACCGTGCCCAGCCCGCTAATACCCTCACGGCCAATGCGCGGCTTTACCACCCAGAATCGGCTATCTTCCCTAAGCATCGCTTCCGCTTCTGGTTGGATGCGGGCGGTCATGACGGCGTGGGAAAGGTCATCAGATAAGCGAACGTTTTGGACTCTGCCTATTTCAACATTGCGGCTGCGAATAAGCGTGCTGCCCGCTTCGATACCTTCCGCGCTGTCCATCGTTAGTGTAACGAGCGTGCCTCGGCTGGCGTAGTTGTCGTAGGCGAGCCACAGTCCAATCACAACAGCAACGATTGGCACGATCCAAATCGGAGAGAGCCGTGTTTGCGGTGATGACTTCGCACGATGTAAATCGTTGCTGTCGTTGGTATCGGCTTTCTTTGGTGTTGAATCATTAGCCATCAACAGTTTCCTTGGTGGCCGTGTTACGGCGTGTAGAGCGAGGGGGCGGAGTGTCCCAAATTAAGCGCGGATCAAACGTCATGGCTGCTAACATTGTGAGCACAACGACGGCAGCAAACGCGAGCGCAGCCGGCCCTGGTGTAATTGACATTAACGACCCAGCGCGAATTAGAGCAACTAATATGGCAACTACAAATACATCAACCATGGACCATCGGCCTATAAATTCAGTTAGCCGATAAAGTCGAGTTCGGCTTTGTGCGTTGAGCTCGTTGCTATGCTTTATGACCATACACAGCCAAACCAGTGCGACCAGCTTACCAACGGGAACAATAACACTCGCCACAAAGATAACCACGGCCACGGGCCAGGAGCCCATTTGGATCAGTTGAACAACCCCACCGATGATCGTTGAGGGTGATGAGTGCCCTAAGCTGGTAGTGATCATAATAGGGTATACATTGGCAGGGATATACATCACCGCTGCTGCAAAAAGCAGTGCCCAGGTGCGTTGTAAGCTGTGGGGTAATCGTGGGTGGAGCTTTTCTTGGCAGCGCAGACAGCGCCCCTTGCCATGCTCATTAAGGCGATTAATTAGGCCGCAAGTTGGGCAGCCGGTTACCCCTTGGCTTGCCGCAGTCGTTCCTGTGAGAGTGCCTTCTGGCGCGAGAGGTTCTTTCTCTAAAGAGAACCACATCCAATCTGAATCAATGGATTGTGTTGTTAACAGTAAAAGGACGGCAAACGCGCTGAACGCCCAGAAGGAGATGCCTAATTCAACGTGTGCCATGCCCGCTATTTTTATCAAACTCACCAGTGCCCCAACGATGAAGACATCCGCCATCATCCATGGGGTAAGCCTCGCTAGTGAACGAGCGATATCATGACTAAATGGCATTGGATGACCGCGAAGTAAACCAAACTGAAGCCAGATCACGCCAATTAGATAAATAGCGGGCAGCACAACAATGGTCATAATGACAGCGATAGCGACAACAGGCTGATGAAACGCGATGAGCGTAGTGGCAGTCTGTGAAAGCTCTATACGATTACCAATGCCGCTGATGCTAAAGCTAACAAACGGAAATGACACTGCTGCAAGTAGCGCTATCAAGGATGAAAGCGCTAGCGCCATGCTTCTCTGAGCAGGATAGCGATGCCGCTTTACCAGTACATGTGAACAGCGTGGGCAGGATGCTTTCTCTCCAGAGCCGAGTGGAGGGAGTGCAGACACCCAGTCACACTCATGACAGGCGCGTAGGCGTCTACGCTGGGCACGTGCTTCAGGAGGGTGGCAGTCGACCTGTGGTGAGTTCACCCGCAAAGAAGGTCGTTTGATAAACTGAAAATGAGGCAACTGCTAATTCTCAATACGTTGAGGAATCCAAATTAGTACGGCGGGCAGATACTACTGTCAAATCGAGATTTATCTTCGCTCTGCCAAAACAGCACTTGACCTAACTAACTAGTTAGACAAGGATGCCTCGGCAATGGTGCCTAATGATAGTGCCTAACATTACGAAATTAAGGAAATGAAATAATGTTGCTCCCTTTTTTGGCGGTAGTTTTGGGATTGGTGCTTCTTGTATGGAGCGCCGAGAAATTTATCGATGGTGCTGCAGCTACCTCTAGGTGGTTAGGACTATCGCCTCTATTAATTGGCATGCTGGTTATTGGTTTTGGCACCTCTGCACCAGAAATGATGGTGTCAGTGTTGGCGGCCATGCAAGGAAATCCTGGCTTAGCGGTAGGTAACGCCTATGGTTCCAATATCGCTAATATTGGCCTTGTTTTAGGTTTTGTCGCGTTGCTCGCTCCTTTAGCAGTGCATTCTGGTGTGATCCGTAAGGAGATGCCGCTGTTGATCGGTGTCATGCTTCTGACGGGTTATATGCTTTATGACGGTTGGATTTCTCGGGCGGAAGCCGTCTTACTGCTAGGCGCATTGGCGCTCTTTATTGGGGTTAGTATTGTTCGTTCACGAGGGCAGCAAGACGACCCGCTAGTGGGTGAAGTGTCAGAAGCGCTGGATAGTAAGCCCATGTCTCGTGGCAAGGCGCTTATGTGGACGTTAGTTGGTCTGGTGTTGTTGATTGCTAGCTCGCGCATCTTAGTGTGGGGGGCGGTTGAAATAGCGGTAGCCTTTGGGGTGAGCGACTTAATTATTGGGCTAACCGTTGTAGCAATAGGAACGTCCTTACCAGAACTTGCTTCCTCTATCAGCGCTTTGCGGCGCAAAGAGCATGATATGGTGCTGGGTAATGTCGTAGGCTCTAACCTATTTAACAGCTTGGCTGTGGTAGGTCTTGCCGGCGTCATTACGCCAATTGAAGTGGGGCGCGAGGTGCTAATTCGTGATTGGAGCGTCATGACCTTTATGACCCTCATGATGGTGTTCTTTGCTTTCTCTTGGCGGGGGCGCCCGCGGCGTATAAACCGTATCGAGGGTGGCGTGCTGTTCTCTATGTTCATTGCTTACACTGGCTATATGGTTAGCCTTGTAGTGATGTCCTAACTGCGTCAATGCGACACAGTTTGGCAGCAGGATTAGTAGTGTATAACGTTTGTTACAACGTCAAATTACAACACATTCGAATATCAGGCTTGGTTGCTGTGTTGCTGCATCGTGCCTAGAGCGCATGCGCTTATTGCTAAAGTGCAGCACCAGTGAGGCTTAACTAAGCTTGTGTGACCCAGCAGTGGGATACTAATCCAAGTCTTAGGAGAGTGTGATGGAGCTTGACCCCCTCGTGCTGTCGTGGATTCAGCTTGCCTTCGTAGTATCGTCTTTCGCTATTTTGGACAAAGGTGTTTGCGGTTGTCTTTGGCTTGAATGTACCCATTGGCAAGGCGCGACCATCAAGTGAGGAGTGCCACTAATCTTATGGCCACCTCTCAATCCGGTCAGATAATACCCTTAACTTCACGCTCGTGGTTGAAATCGCTTGCTCGGCGTGAACGCAAAAAGCTCACGCTAGCAGCGATATGTGGCGTGCTTGCAGGGGGACTTACGGTTTTATTAGTGGTGGGGCTGGCATGGGCTATTGATCAGCTTGTCATTCATGGTCGCTCACCGGCATCACTGACCGTTTTTTTTCTGGGATTGATGTCAGTGGTACTACTTCGCTCACTGCTTCAAGCAATGCAAGAAGCCAGTAGTGCAGAGGCAAGTCTTCGTATTCGCCAGCATGCGCGAGAGGCATTGCTAAATAAGGTGGCGACGCTTGGGCCCGTTTGGCTTACTCGCCAACAGAGTGGGGCGATAGCGACTCAGGCGGTAGAGCATATTGACGCGTTGGACGGTTATTTCGCGCGTTTTTATCCTCAGATGAGGATTGTCGTCGCCTTACCGTTACTTATCCTTTGCATTGTTGGATGGCTGGACTACCTTGTGGCCATCTTTTTGTTGCTTTCTGCACCGCTTATCCCGCTTTTTATGGCGTTGGTAGGTATGGGCGCTGAGCGTTTGAATCGTGATCAATTCATGGCTGTGTCGCGTTTGTCGGCCCACTTTGTAGATCGAGTCAGAGGGATGACGACGCTCCAGCTGTTTGGCCATACCAAGTCAGCACAAAAAGATGTTTGGTATGCCACCGATGACTACCGACGACTAAGTATGCGCACGCTGCGTCTAGCGTTCCTATCATCAGCGGTACTTGAGTTTTTTGCATCCGTGGCGATTGCGGTTGTGGCCATGTATGTCGGTTTTGGTCTGCTTGGTTATATCGACTATGGACCATCTTCCTCTCTAACTCTCTTCACTGGGCTAGCCGTTTTATTGCTGGCACCCGAGTTTTTTCAGCCTCTACGAACGCTATCCCAGCACTATCATGACCGCGCAGCAGCATTAGGGGCGGCTGAAAGTATCGTGGCAATACTTAACGAGCCAGATCTGGTCCCTTCAGCCACGTCAGTGCCTCATTCAGAGAATACAGTTATTGAGTTTTGCGGGGCTGGTGTTGGATATGAGGGGCGTGCCACGGTCTTGTCTAACCTGAACGCCACCATCCGATGCGGTGACGTGGTTGCTATCACTGGTGAATCAGGTAGCGGCAAATCATCCATCCTAGCCTTAATGGCTGGTTTTATGATGCCTAGCAGCGGTGAGTGCCGCTATCGTCACAGTGGTCAGGTCGCGTGGCTGGATCAAACGCCTTGCATTATTCAGGGCAGTCTTGCCGATAACTTGCGCTTAGCCGCTCCTGAGGCTGATCAAGCGTCAATGGTGCGAGCACTGCAACGGGCAGGGCTCGGTGAGTTGTTATCCCAGCTAGCAAATGGTCTGGAAAGCCTGGTAGGCGAGCGTGGTGTCGGGCTCTCCGGGGGGCAAGCACAGCGTCTTACGCTGGCGCGTGTCTACCTTAGCGAGGCGCAACTGGTTTTGTTAGATGAGCCAACGGCTAGTCTTGATTCTATTACTGAGAAGGCTGTCATTCAGGCACTGTTAGATTGGGCAAAGGAAGGCCGTACGCTAGTTATTGCAACGCACCACCCTGCGCTGGTAGCCGTTGCTAATCGTCATTTTACCTGTAAAGCCGGTCAGCTTATTGAGGCGACGGTATGAAGCAGTTTTATCGCGATATGAAACCGTGGCTGCTCATCATGCTGCGTCGTCGTCAGCGCTTTTTTATGGGGGCATTATTAGCGTTGGTGACGCTTCTGGCAGGTCTTGCACTGTTAGGGCTTTCGGGTTGGTTTATTACCGTCTGTGCATTGGCTGGCATCGCGTTGGCAGCTGGGTTGCCCGTTACTTTAGATATTTATGTTCCCGGTGGCGGTATTCGTTTTTTTGCACTGCTGCGAACGGTGGCGCGTTACGCGGAGCGTCTTTATAACCACAATACCGTACTGACATTGCTCGCTGATTTGCGCTACCGCGTATTTGGCGATTTAACAAGGTTGGATGAAGCAACGCTTAAGCGCCGCCGCGCGAGTGAATGGCTAAGTCGCTTAACGTCGGATATTGATACGCTTGACAACCTGTATCTACGATTGCTTATCCCTCCGTTAGTTGGGCTGTTGAGCATCCTTGTGGTATCTGGCTTTATCGCTATTTGGGTGCCAGTGTTGGGTGGTTTGATAGCCGCTGTATTGAGCGTGCTATGGCTTGTAGTGACGCTTGGTTATGCGTGGTTGGGGTTTAGTAACAGCCACCAGCAAGTTAACGACCAAGAAGAGTTGCGTCGTCTAGTGCTTGATCAAGTACAAGCGTCGGCTGAGCTAATGAGTT includes the following:
- a CDS encoding DEAD/DEAH box helicase: MSFSELGLHDDLLRAVTAQGYTQPTPIQQKAIPVVLEGRDMLASAQTGTGKTAGFTLPMLQRLANGKRPGKRQVRALVLTPTRELAAQVGESVTAYGKHLSLRSHIIFGGVGQQPQVDALKAGLDVLVATPGRLLDLHQQGHVDLSAVEILVLDEADRMLDMGFIHDIKRLLRLVPKQRQNLLFSATFSNDIQLLAQQLLNNPALIEVAPRNTTAEKIEQTIYRVDRDKKRELLAHLIQQHGWFQVLVFTRTKHGANRLAEQLSKQDIPAMAIHGNKSQGARTRALGAFKSGDLQVLVATDIAARGLDINELPHVVNFDLPNVAEDYVHRIGRTGRAGSDGEAVSLVCVDEHGLLSGIERLIKQNLPKRIEPGFEPDPNAKPEPIENGRRGQKQPRAKRKPEGQAANTGGERRRRARR
- a CDS encoding ABC-type transport auxiliary lipoprotein family protein, translated to MRYKAIRYLSLFGLCILLSACASSVTPPSRYMLPSENAVSSPNQPIGTLQVRSPRLAHYLDVDGIVMQLDDITLNEAREHQWAESIGRQLERALRAQLSQELTSIQVVHADGNAPEALTLLLEVDQFQGRHDGRAVTSGQWQLRGEDNNLLALKSFSAETELQQDGYPALVRSLGESWDKVALQIANEIRKGNYFQM
- the pqiB gene encoding intermembrane transport protein PqiB, whose product is MANDSTPKKADTNDSNDLHRAKSSPQTRLSPIWIVPIVAVVIGLWLAYDNYASRGTLVTLTMDSAEGIEAGSTLIRSRNVEIGRVQNVRLSDDLSHAVMTARIQPEAEAMLREDSRFWVVKPRIGREGISGLGTVLSGAYIQLEAGQSDEPEREFTVSDTPPVAPAGQAGLQISLVSQLGNSLRIGDPVSYQGYTVGRVEDTRFDAESRTMHHQVFIEEPYGQLVTDSTRFWTSSGVDFQLDADGVRVNVESLEALLGGGVTFGVPEDLPMGQPVEPNARFNLYADENTAREGTFNQYLEYVLLVDDTVRGLSKGAPVEFRGVRIGTVASVPWNFTAPQPDSRSQFAIPVLIRIEPQRLGIENADIDIEQWDSRFKRLFGLGLRASLKNGSLLTGALFVDLNFQRDLADEYVAETFSERTVFPTVAGGFAQIQAQVTSLLEKLNALEVEPLLAGLDRNLQASESMLNEIRQVSTSINQLLNDPDTQAIGGNVNATLEELRSTLQGVSPSSPAYQDLTTAIQRLDRLMRDLQPLTRTLNENPRALLFDNLDTQDPVPRAPR
- a CDS encoding paraquat-inducible protein A — translated: MNSPQVDCHPPEARAQRRRLRACHECDWVSALPPLGSGEKASCPRCSHVLVKRHRYPAQRSMALALSSLIALLAAVSFPFVSFSISGIGNRIELSQTATTLIAFHQPVVAIAVIMTIVVLPAIYLIGVIWLQFGLLRGHPMPFSHDIARSLARLTPWMMADVFIVGALVSLIKIAGMAHVELGISFWAFSAFAVLLLLTTQSIDSDWMWFSLEKEPLAPEGTLTGTTAASQGVTGCPTCGLINRLNEHGKGRCLRCQEKLHPRLPHSLQRTWALLFAAAVMYIPANVYPIMITTSLGHSSPSTIIGGVVQLIQMGSWPVAVVIFVASVIVPVGKLVALVWLCMVIKHSNELNAQSRTRLYRLTEFIGRWSMVDVFVVAILVALIRAGSLMSITPGPAALAFAAVVVLTMLAAMTFDPRLIWDTPPPRSTRRNTATKETVDG
- a CDS encoding calcium/sodium antiporter, with translation MLLPFLAVVLGLVLLVWSAEKFIDGAAATSRWLGLSPLLIGMLVIGFGTSAPEMMVSVLAAMQGNPGLAVGNAYGSNIANIGLVLGFVALLAPLAVHSGVIRKEMPLLIGVMLLTGYMLYDGWISRAEAVLLLGALALFIGVSIVRSRGQQDDPLVGEVSEALDSKPMSRGKALMWTLVGLVLLIASSRILVWGAVEIAVAFGVSDLIIGLTVVAIGTSLPELASSISALRRKEHDMVLGNVVGSNLFNSLAVVGLAGVITPIEVGREVLIRDWSVMTFMTLMMVFFAFSWRGRPRRINRIEGGVLFSMFIAYTGYMVSLVVMS
- the cydD gene encoding thiol reductant ABC exporter subunit CydD — encoded protein: MATSQSGQIIPLTSRSWLKSLARRERKKLTLAAICGVLAGGLTVLLVVGLAWAIDQLVIHGRSPASLTVFFLGLMSVVLLRSLLQAMQEASSAEASLRIRQHAREALLNKVATLGPVWLTRQQSGAIATQAVEHIDALDGYFARFYPQMRIVVALPLLILCIVGWLDYLVAIFLLLSAPLIPLFMALVGMGAERLNRDQFMAVSRLSAHFVDRVRGMTTLQLFGHTKSAQKDVWYATDDYRRLSMRTLRLAFLSSAVLEFFASVAIAVVAMYVGFGLLGYIDYGPSSSLTLFTGLAVLLLAPEFFQPLRTLSQHYHDRAAALGAAESIVAILNEPDLVPSATSVPHSENTVIEFCGAGVGYEGRATVLSNLNATIRCGDVVAITGESGSGKSSILALMAGFMMPSSGECRYRHSGQVAWLDQTPCIIQGSLADNLRLAAPEADQASMVRALQRAGLGELLSQLANGLESLVGERGVGLSGGQAQRLTLARVYLSEAQLVLLDEPTASLDSITEKAVIQALLDWAKEGRTLVIATHHPALVAVANRHFTCKAGQLIEATV